The Candidatus Roseilinea sp. genome segment TGGAAGCCGGCAGCGGCAGCGTGGTGGATGAGCAGGCCGTCGCCGACGCCGTGCGATCCGGCCATCTGGCCGGCGCGTCGTTCGACACCTATGAGTGGGAGCCGATTCGGCCCGACAACCCGCTGCTCAGGCTGGCCGACAGCGATCCCGACGCGAACATCTTCCTATTACCGCATATCGGCAGTTGCAACGACAGCGGGTTCGCCAATGAGTTCGCTGAGTTCTACACCAACGTGCGGCGCGCCCTCAACGATGAACCGCTCGAAGGTCGCGTAGCCTAAGCGTGGCTCAACTTGTGAATTTGCAGAAGCCCACTACAATTCGACGCAGTTCAATTGATCCATCACGGGATGCGCTTGAAATGGGCTGAGAGGCGGTTTGCCGTCCGTTGGCGCGTCCGTGCCTTATTTCTCAAAGGAGCTACGCAATGATTGACATCGGACGGGCCGTGCAGCATCCCACCGAAGACCAAAACTGGCTCGGTAAGCTCGGCATCGGCGCGCTGATCGCATTGGTGCCCATCCTCAACTTTGCGCTGAACGGCTACACTATCGAACACCTCAAGAACACACTGAACGGCATGGACGTCCCGCTGCCGGCATGGGATAACCTGGGTGAGAAACTGGTAGACGGCTTGAAGGTGTTCGTTGTGACACTCGTCTTCGCATTGCCCATCGTCCTACTCACCTGCGTTATTATTACGGTTGCCAGCGGCGGCTTCGCGGCGCTGGCAGGGGGGACGGATCAACTCGGGGATGCAGCCTTAGTCGGCGTTGGCGCGCTGACGATCGCCACGTCTTGCCTCTCGGCGCTCTATGGGCTATTTCTGGCCTACCTCTCGCCGGCAATCTATATTCAATACGCTAAGACGAAGGAAATCGGCGCTTGTCTGCGCGTCGGCGAATTGTTCAGGATCGCTCGCGCCAATACCGTTGACTACCTCACGATCTTCGCCATCTTTATCGGCCTTGCCTTCGCCCTGGGCCTTGTCGTTAGCGTGTTAAATGTCATCCCTTGCCTGGGCCAGATTCTCTCCTTGCTCATCGCTTTCCTAGCTGCGCCCTATCTTGCCGTGTTGCTGGGGCATCTGTGCGGCCAATACGCGCGCAACAACAGCACCATCAAGATCAAGGCAGCAGTTTGAGAGAGCATCGTCTGCGCTGGGCGCCGCGTTGAAGGAGCGCCCCAGGTGGTGCAACTCATTCTTAACACAGACCGAATATCTTTGATCCATTAGGAGGTAACGAACAATGACATCTTCATCTTCTCTGTTTGAACGCCTGCAGGGCATCGTGACATTCAAAGCGCCCGTCTATCGCGAGGTGGCGCATGATCAGAATGCGCTCCTGCCGGCGGCGATCATCGTCGTCGTCACCACTCTGTTGATCGGCGTCGTGAGCGGTCTGCTGAGCGGACCGCTCGGTTTTGTCGGCGCAATCCCAGGCGCGCTAATCGGCTGGTTGCTGGGAAGCTGGCTGGCCGCCTTCGTCGCATCCCGGCTCTTCCGGGGACAGACGAATACGACGGAGATGCTGCGCATCTTAGGACACACCTACGTCTTCCAGATCCTGGTCATTATCCCGTTCGTCGGTTCCATTATCACGCTGGTGTTGAGCATCGTTGCCACGGTGTTGGCCATCCGCGAAGCCGCCGGCCTAGACACGCAGAAGGCTATTTTGACCGCTATCATTGCCAGCGTCATCACCTTCGTGCTCTCGTTGATTTTGGGCGGGGTCATTGCCGGCGTGTTCGTCGGCAGGTAAATCTTTACGGGTCAGACCGCGCGAAGCGGTCTGACCCGTTGCAGCTAGATGAACTGGTGGCTCTCCGGTTGCAGCACGAGTTCGTTCAACACGCTGTTGGACGGCGCTTGTAGCGCATAGAGGATGGCTTGCGCGGCGTCGTCCACGCTCAGCATCTTGTCGCGCTGCACCTTCATGTCAATGCCGTCCCAAAACGGCGAGTTCACGCCGCCGAGGTAAAGCAGCGTGATGCCGATGCCGCTGCGTTGCCACTCGGTCGCCATCGCCTTGAGCGCGCCCACCGCCCCCCATTTGCTCGCGCTGTAGGCGGCGCTGCCGCGCATCACGTAGCGCCCCATCGTGCCCACCGGCGTGACGATCCGGCCGCCGCCGGTCTTGAGCATGGCTGCCCCGACCGCCTGCGAGACGAGAATCACCCCTTTGGTGTTTACGGCGTAGGTGCGGTCAATGTCCTCTTCGGTCAATTGTTCGATCGGCCGGATGACGCCTACGCCGGCGCAATTCACCAGCCCATCAATGCGTCCGAAGGAGGCGAGCACCTCGCTCACCATGTCGGCCACCTGGTCTTTTTGCGTGACATCGGTTGGGATGGCCATCGCCTGCGCTCCGAGCTGACGGGCGGCATCGGCGACTTCCATCAGCGCGTGGTAGTTGCGCGCGGCCAATCCCAACCGAGCGCCGGCTTTTGCCAGCATCAGCGCAGCCGCGCGGCCGATGCCGCTGCTGGCTCCGGTAATCACGATCACCTTGTCCTTCACCATTGCTACATCACCGATCTATCTCAGCCTGCCCCTTGAAGTTCATTGCGCCGATTGCTCTGCGCCTGCCGGCGATGTGGCTCGCGAGGTTTGCGACTCCAGCCAGCGGCGGGTGGCTTTGGCGCGTGAGGCGAACATGCTGCGCATGATGATGCCGCCGAACAGCGCATCGCCGATTTTGCCCAGCCAACCGAGCGGCGGCTCATACTCCAAGCGGTCAATCACGCGGGTGCGATGAGCATCAATCGCTTCAAAGGCGTGCGTGTGGCGCCACGCGCGAAAGGGGCCTTCGCCTTCGATCTGTTCGTCGGCGAAGAAGCGCGGCGCTTCTCGGGCGCGCAGCCGGACGTTCCAGCGGCGACGAATTGGCCCAATCTGCATCGTCATCAAAATGCGGCTGCCCGGCTGCAGCGGACGGTCCACATGATGGACGTGCATCTTCACCGCACCGGTCATGACCTTCGGTAACGCAGTCGGGTCGTCGTGAAAGGCCCACACCTGGTCAAGCGGGGCATTCACGACAAAGGCATACTCGAAGTGGCGCATGGATGTATGCTGTCTCGCTCCGCCGTCTAACGATATTCAGCCCGGCCGAAGGTGCGCGCCATCAACCTGCCGAAGGACATCTCGCGCACGAAGCTGATGCCCTCGCGCAGCTTGATCGGTTCGATGCCAAAGACTTTGGTTGTGGCGTTGTCCGTGGCCACGTTGTCCACACCCAGTTGCGCGAGCAAGCTGGGCGTCACCGGCGGCTTGGGCAAAAGCGCGTCCATGAGGGCGACGGCTGGCTTCAATAGGAAGACCGGCATGTGCAGCTTGATGCGCTTCACGCCCATCTCGGCCAGGATCGCATCAATGATGCCTTCGAGCGTGATGACTTCGCTGCCGCAAATCTGCAAGCGGCGATTGATCACTTCCGGCCTGGACAGCGACTGCACCAGGCAGGCCGCCACATCCTGCACGGCGATCGGCTGGAACTTGGTCTGGCCATCGCCGGGCACAATCATGAACGGTGGAAGGCGCGCCAAGCCGGCCAGCGTGTTGAGAAATTCGTCGCCCGGGCCGAAGATCACCGAGGCTTCCAAAATGGTATATGGAATGCCGCTCGAAATGATCGCTTCCACGCCGCGCCCCCTGCGTGTAGGCCAGGGGGTAGGGTCGCTTCGGATCCGCGCCCAACCCCACCAGGTTGATGATGTGTTTCACGCCGGCTTGCTTCGCCGCCTCGACCACGTTGATCGTGCCCTGAGCATTCAC includes the following:
- a CDS encoding oxidoreductase, encoding MVKDKVIVITGASSGIGRAAALMLAKAGARLGLAARNYHALMEVADAARQLGAQAMAIPTDVTQKDQVADMVSEVLASFGRIDGLVNCAGVGVIRPIEQLTEEDIDRTYAVNTKGVILVSQAVGAAMLKTGGGRIVTPVGTMGRYVMRGSAAYSASKWGAVGALKAMATEWQRSGIGITLLYLGGVNSPFWDGIDMKVQRDKMLSVDDAAQAILYALQAPSNSVLNELVLQPESHQFI
- a CDS encoding cyclase, whose protein sequence is MRHFEYAFVVNAPLDQVWAFHDDPTALPKVMTGAVKMHVHHVDRPLQPGSRILMTMQIGPIRRRWNVRLRAREAPRFFADEQIEGEGPFRAWRHTHAFEAIDAHRTRVIDRLEYEPPLGWLGKIGDALFGGIIMRSMFASRAKATRRWLESQTSRATSPAGAEQSAQ
- a CDS encoding hypothetical protein (possible pseudo, frameshifted), with the translated sequence MEAIISSGIPYTILEASVIFGPGDEFLNTLAGLARLPPFMIVPGDGQTKFQPIAVQDVAACLVQSLSRPEVINRRLQICGSEVITLEGIIDAILAEMGVKRIKLHMPVFLLKPAVALMDALLPKPPVTPSLLAQLGVDNVATDNATTKVFGIEPIKLREGISFVREMSFGRLMARTFGRAEYR